The Cyanobacteriota bacterium sequence GCTTGCTATCTCCATCCCTTATCTGTGGTTCACTGGTTAATTTTGCGTCCCTAATAGTTGTCCGGTTCAGATCTGGGAATCTCTGACCTTAAAGCTCTCATTATCAATGCACACTGACCCTTGACTTCTGCCTATACCATCAGTGCATCATGAATAACTTTGTTGTAAATTACACGACCTGGAGTGGTGCGTATGTACTGAGAAATCAAATTCCCATCAGCATCTTCACGGACTCGCCGCAGTTGAGCACCGGATTTTTCGCCAGTATACAACTTAACAACGGTGCCGTCAGGACTGGTTTCAACGATCGATTCTACTTCAGTCTCACCGGACTCCACATCACCGTCGAATCTCACCCAGATGTAGGCATGAAGATCGAGTTGGCGTTGCTCAACATCTTCGTAGGCAGCGATCACATCATCCAAGCTGGCAAAATACCGACCTTCGCCACGCTTAGCGTTAGGGTTGTCAGCCGTCAGGTAGTAACAACCTAAAACCATGTCCTGACTGGGTGTAATCACTGGACGACCAGTAGCAGGGAGCAAAATGTTGTTAGAAGCTAGCATCAGTAAACGAGCCTCTGCTTGAGCTTCTAGAGACAGCGGCACATGCACCGCCATCTGGTCACCGTCAAAGTCTGCATTAAAGGCTGGGCATACTAGGGGATGGAGTTGAATTGCTCGCCCCTCTACTAGAATTGGCTCAAATGCCTGAATTCCCAATCGGTGAAGAGTTGGTGCCCGGTTCAGTAGGACTGGGTGACCTTCAATCACATCTTCCAACACATCCCAAACACTGGCATCACCACGTTGAATCAGCTTTTTTGCAGCTTTGATATTGTTGACTAGACCTTGGCGAATCAACCGATGAATAACAAAGGGCTGGAACAGTTCGATCGCCATCTCTCTGGGTAAGCCGCACTGATGGATTTTTAGCTTAGGCCCGACTACGATTACTGAGCGGCCAGAATAATCTACCCGCTTACCCAGCAAGTTTTGCCGGAACCGTCCCTGCTTACCTTCAATAATGTCAGACAGTGACTTCAAGGGACGATTGTTAGCCCCAACAACCGTACGCCCCCGCCGACCATTATCAATTAGGGCATCCACTGCCTCTTGCAGCATCCGCTTTTCATTGCGAACAATAATCTCTGGAGCTAGAATTTCTTGCAGTCTAGCCAAGCGATTATTGCGGTTAATCACTCGCCGATAGAGGTCATTTAAGTCAGAGGTGGCAAAGCGACCGCCGTCAAGCTGAACCATTGGGCGCAAATCGGGTGGAATCACTGGAATAACCTCCAGCACCATCCACTCAGCCTTAGAACCGGTAGCCACAAAGTTGTCAATAACCCGCAGCCGCTTGATTAACTTCGCCCGCTTTTGTCCCTTGGACATAGCGATTTCTTCGCGCAGTTGTTCGGCTTCGGCTTCTAAGTTGATATCCTGTAACAACCGATGAATGGCTTCCGCCCCAATGCCTACTTCAATGCCACTTAGCTGGGAATCTTCACTGTAAATTTGATCCTCAATTTCTAGCCACTGATCCTCGGTCAATAACTGCTTGTAGGTCAGGTTTAATCCATGTTCCTGAGAATTACCGACATTCAAGACTACATAGGCATTGAAATAGACAATCTGCTCTACATCCCGCAGAGGCATATCCAAGAGAATGGCCATGTAGCTAGGAATTCCCTTGAGATACCAGACGTGGGTCACTGGTGCTGCTAGCTTAATGTAGCCCATGCGGTGCCGACGTACACGAGATTCGGTTACTTCTACGCCACACCGCTCACAGACAATGCCCCGATGGCGAACGCGCTTGTACTTGCCGCAGTGGCACTCCCAATCTTTTGCAGGGCCAAAGATCCGCTCACAAAACAAGCCGTCCATTTCTGGCTTGAGTGTGCGATAGTTAATTGTTTCTGGCTTGGTGACTTCGCCAACCACTTGGCCATTAGGCAGGGTACGCTCTCCCCACTGACGAATTCGTTCCGGTGATGCCAGCCCAATTTTTACGTAATCAAAGCGTTGCTCTAGCTTTGGCATGGGTCTCGTGTCCTTTGGTAATAGCAATCGTCAATGTCATTGATGGATTGTCTGTGGCTACTTGTGCGTATCCAAGGAATGGTTACCAATCGCAACCAGCTAGACAATCAACGAACAGCAGGCTATAAATCTTCTTCAACAAATTCCTCACGGGAAAGGGATTCGTAAGTTGGCCGAGATGGAGTACGACGACCACCCACATCAGCCATGAGGTCAACTTCCACATCACGACTAGTACCGTCTTCTTTAGTCTCCACCTTGTGTACCGCTACGTCTAAACAGAGGGACTGGAGTTCTCGCATCAACACCTTAAAGGACTCTGGTGTGCCGGGCCGTGGAATGGCTTTACCTTTGACGATCGCATTCAGTGCTTCATTCCGCCCTTGCATGTCATCGGATTTCACCGTTAACAGTTCCTGCAAGATGTATGCAGCGCCATAAGCTTCCAAAGCCCAAACTTCCATTTCTCCAAAGCGTTGACCACCCTGCTGGGCCTTACCACCCAGAGGTTGTTGAGTAACCAATGAGTAGGGACCTGTTGATCGAGCATGGATCTTGTCATCTACTAGGTGCACCAGCTTCAGCATGTAAGCCTTGCCTACCGTCACTGGATTGTCGAAGGGCAGGCCCGTGCGTCCGTCGTAGACTACTGTCTTGCCGGGATGTTCAGGTGAATACAGCCAATCCCAGTTCTGGATTGGATCAGTTTTAGACTTGTGCTCTCGCGCTTCCTGCAACTTGCCATGCACGGTTTCGCGAGATTTTTCTAAGCCGTGCATCTCGTCAAAGGGAATGATCTTAAATCGGGCATCCAAATGCTCGCCTGCCCAAGCTAACAAGCACTCAAAGACCTGTCCCACATTCATACGAGATGGCACACCCAGAGGGTTCAGCACAATATCAACTGGAGTGCCATCGGGTAAGTAGGGCATGTCTTCCTTTGGCAGAATTCGAGAAACGATTCC is a genomic window containing:
- a CDS encoding DNA-directed RNA polymerase subunit gamma; its protein translation is MPKLEQRFDYVKIGLASPERIRQWGERTLPNGQVVGEVTKPETINYRTLKPEMDGLFCERIFGPAKDWECHCGKYKRVRHRGIVCERCGVEVTESRVRRHRMGYIKLAAPVTHVWYLKGIPSYMAILLDMPLRDVEQIVYFNAYVVLNVGNSQEHGLNLTYKQLLTEDQWLEIEDQIYSEDSQLSGIEVGIGAEAIHRLLQDINLEAEAEQLREEIAMSKGQKRAKLIKRLRVIDNFVATGSKAEWMVLEVIPVIPPDLRPMVQLDGGRFATSDLNDLYRRVINRNNRLARLQEILAPEIIVRNEKRMLQEAVDALIDNGRRGRTVVGANNRPLKSLSDIIEGKQGRFRQNLLGKRVDYSGRSVIVVGPKLKIHQCGLPREMAIELFQPFVIHRLIRQGLVNNIKAAKKLIQRGDASVWDVLEDVIEGHPVLLNRAPTLHRLGIQAFEPILVEGRAIQLHPLVCPAFNADFDGDQMAVHVPLSLEAQAEARLLMLASNNILLPATGRPVITPSQDMVLGCYYLTADNPNAKRGEGRYFASLDDVIAAYEDVEQRQLDLHAYIWVRFDGDVESGETEVESIVETSPDGTVVKLYTGEKSGAQLRRVREDADGNLISQYIRTTPGRVIYNKVIHDALMV